One Acanthochromis polyacanthus isolate Apoly-LR-REF ecotype Palm Island chromosome 6, KAUST_Apoly_ChrSc, whole genome shotgun sequence DNA segment encodes these proteins:
- the LOC127534311 gene encoding PGC-1 and ERR-induced regulator in muscle protein 1 — translation MEDFEYSVEICDRDWECFFAECEECNLLPPSLAGVDDSGMSDIDDTGAVLAKRAQRAELTAGFSEADRPIDGPPHCEGSPVDHYLSKHSVGGMESVLSGSEEDLHLQSVNIFFERLKSFTEAEQPSELSQERNGKNREAIQEEHRCSDGQSASGSALPENIPKLNFLPARGEAAVGSETSKPLDTIRSINTMEKVEAESNVSPKPAANNSELRTNKSAAIELFIRDEACTETRVNEVIHQSHDSPGRVVCSETAHTHSEETCAPLDDVKQQVLLAPLSVDNIKWGEDQTFNVLQSDGASTNKTVSQESSPSASIKRKRRKKRRLSVEQGEGGIGSERQVSLKQSDSEEERYALRRGTGLCLSEDFNPFYVNEPHKNPLSPYSVTSSSPVGIYAQDVKGNDLFHSSSLCDSVVRQKRCTATGSAENISTNNRSVSPLSQTDHNLISVPNSSANVARNLQPHSKLQVEELAGLNTYPGIPVSISEGVTASDVTRESQRQNVKAGAVQQPDEMRHSVSGCENDLNLKCSPAEVESGAHSLLSCVESNAPAVEVSQNDKLSAAMSVLAREAGNSGRDEHTLCQKEAEPQQQLETDCHNTDQYSTPLEKTQFSVSATAGIISHALNTKPQQFKAEACPFQDDISSEVTCTNLTSDCIHALSDKSCLSKSPSSLEIDNTVAQTEVQTLSKFDILPEKNSKAERTQSAASQMRVLASNDQTETTFSPSEDLPTSPSDVTHVSSCCTLDTESLMSLSNEGFTDMSASSCSSVSEHDSECRGEKKALILAKHMEEDATSEPRSKPGSECDLLAGRVDAVTASKAECKPEKEVHSVFAMSSFWSEMEKLTINDILGLRMSSKKRALPPLQESEESNMFAMTDSGFFTPLDDFKPEQSNEDTSSVLGSVGPSLHSSPLNSVMWESEPVPVRRGADIYPENMMLTSMADTSQAVISERTQTGVRKIYKNVSVQNLHALESESFSYRQKGDTLQTLDEGESEHFTEGFVPKQERDAASLSDTYHVSLTDIFQYFFGGKQSVPSQSATDNITAFYTDGDSVPETYDHFFSEFDTETFFYPLITDEDKATDKPVPIFSYSRSANRNLQYPEAYDYFFASSSSDDSSVESDDEENSKPVRVVSRFSHNASSAPISTDIYENFFTDNDVRQNFFWKTTLSFRSLNFTASTGQMSTSNSLSPVPVKPSSRSLPRTVSPLNALGNQDVAIPDPLLYHLEERISRQLTHRPFRYEDLQTTVSNPRLDASLLPLKQSDMCLVCIAFASWVLKTANPQVGDAWKAVLLANVSALSAIRYLRKYVKVKAAAGETKPHQATLTDS, via the exons ATGGAGGACTTTGAATACAGCGTGGAGATCTGTGACCGTGACTGGGAATGCTTCTTTGCAGAATGTGAGGAATGTAATCTGCTTCCTCCTTCATTGGCAGGTGTGGATGACTCGGGGATGAGCGACATTGACGATACAGGAGCCGTTCTTGCTAAAAGGGCTCAGAGAGCCGAGCTAACAGCAGGCTTTTCAGAGGCTGACCGCCCTATTGATGGACCCCCACACTGCGAGGGTTCTCCTGTGGATCATTACCTCAGCAAACACAGCGTTGGTGGAATGGAGAGCGTCCTCTCGGGCAGCGAGGAGGACTTACACCTGCAGTCTGTCAATATTTTCTTTGAAAGGCTGAAAAGTTTCACAGAGGCTGAGCAGCCCTCAGAGCTAAGCCAagagagaaatggaaaaaacagaGAGGCAATACAAGAGGAGCACCGGTGTAGTGATGGGCAGAGTGCCAGTGGAAGTGCTTTGCCAGAAAACATCCCCAAGTTAAACTTTCTGCCTGCCAGGGGTGAAGCAGCAGTTGGCAGTGAGACGTCGAAGCCTCTCGACACCATCAGGAGCATAAATACAATGGAAAAAGTCGAGGCTGAGTCCAACGTTTCTCCAAAACCTGCAGCCAATAACTCAGAGCTCAGGACTAACAAATCAGCTGCAATAGAGTTATTCATCAGAGATGAAGCCTGCACAGAAACCAGAGTAAATGAGGTAATACATCAGTCTCATGACTCACCAGGCAGGGTCGTCTGCTCAGAAACAGCACACACTCACAGTGAGGAAACGTGTGCGCCTCTGGATGACGTAAAGCAGCAAGTTCTGCTGGCACCTCTCAGTGTAGATAATATTAAATGGGGGGAAGACCAAACCTTTAATGTGTTACAGTCAGATGGAGCAAGTACAAACAAAACAGTGAGCCAAGAATCATCCCCGTCTGCCtctatcaaaagaaaaaggagaaagaagaggCGGCTCAGTGTGGAGCAGGGTGAGGGGGGGATTGGATCTGAGAGGCAGGTTTCATTAAAGCAGAGTGATTCAGAAGAGGAGCGGTATGCTTTAAGACGAGGAACAGGTCTGTGCTTATCTGAGGATTTTAATCCATTTTATGTAAATGAACCGCACAAAAACCCTCTCAGTCCTTATTCAGTCACCAGCAGTTCCCCAGTGGGTATATATGCTCAGGATGTAAAAGGAAATGATCTTTTTCACTCTTCTTCTCTATGTGACAGCGTAGTTAGACAGAAAAGGTGTACAGCAACAGGCTCTGCTGAAAATATATCAACTAACAATAGGTCGGTATCCCCGCTGAGTCAAACTGATCACAATTTGATTTCTGTGCCAAACAGCAGTGCTAATGTAGCAAGAAATTTACAGCCTCACAGCAAGTTACAGGTAGAAGAATTGGCAGGACTGAATACATATCCTGGAATCCCAGTTTCAATTAGTGAAGGAGTAACTGCGTCAGATGTAACCAGAGAAAGTCAAAGACAGAACGTCAAAGCAGGGGCTGTCCAGCAGCCTGATGAAATGAGACATTCTGTCAGTGGCTGTGAAAATGATCTAAATCTAAAATGTTCTCCAGCAGAGGTCGAATCAGGAGCTCACAGTCTGTTATCGTGTGTAGAGTCAAATGCTCCTGCTGTGGAAGTCAGCCAAAATGACAAACTATCTGCTGCTATGTCAGTCCTGGCCAGAGAAGCTGGAAATTCTGGCAGGGACGAGCACACACTGTGTCAAAAGGAGGCTGAGCCCCAACAACAGCTGGAAACTGACTGTCACAACACAGACCAATATAGCACCCCACTGGAAAAGACTCAGTTTTCTGTGTCTGCAACTGCTGGGATTATTTCTCACGCTCTGAACACAAAACCTCAGCAGTTCAAAGCCGAAGCGTGTCCATTCCAAGATGACATTTCCAGTGAAGTGACCTGCACTAATTTGACTTCAGATTGTATTCATGCACTGTCAGATAAAAGCTGTTTGTCTAAAAGTCCGTCCAGCTTAGAAATAGATAATACTGTAGCGCAAACAGAAGTTCAAACTTTGTctaaatttgatattttaccAGAGAAAAACTCAAAAGCTGAGAGAACTCAATCAGCAGCATCACAAATGAGGGTTTTAGCAAGTAATGATCAGACGGAAACCACATTCTCCCCGTCTGAAGACTTACCAACAAGTCCTTCAGATGTCACGCATGTGTCGTCCTGTTGTACTCTGGATACAGAATCTCTCATGTCACTCTCAAATGAAGGTTTCACCGACATGTCTGCAAGTTCTTGTTCATCTGTCAGCGAGCACGATTCTGAATGTCgaggagaaaagaaagcacTAATCTTGGCGAAGCACATGGAAGAAGATGCTACATCTGAACCCAGAAGTAAACCAGGATCAGAGTGCGACCTGTTGGCTGGAAGAGTAGATGCCGTCACAGCGTCCAAAGCTGAATGTAAACCTGAAAAGGAAGTACACTCAGTGTTTGCCATGTCTTCTTTTTGGAGTGAGATGGAAAAGCTGACGATAAATGACATTTTGGGTTTACGAATGAGCAGCAAGAAGAGAGCCCTCCCACCTCTGCAGGAAAGTGAGGAAAGTAATATGTTTGCGATGACGGACTCCGGCTTTTTTACGCCACTGGATGATTTCAAGCCCGAGCAAAGCAACGAGGACACATCCAGTGTTCTTGGTTCTGTAGGACCAAGTTTACATTCTTCCCCTTTGAATAGTGTGATGTGGGAGAGTGAACCTGTCCCGGTGAGGCGAGGTGCAGATATTTACCCAGAAAATATGATGTTGACATCTATGGCTGACACTTCCCAAGCTGTCATCTCTGAAAGAACTCAAACGGGCGTCAGAAAGatttacaaaaatgtcagtgtgcAAAATTTACACGCCCTGGAATCTGAGTCTTTCAgctacagacagaaaggtgacaCTTTACAAACCTTAGATGAAGGAGAATCGGAGCATTTCACTGAGGGATTTGTGCCTAAGCAAGAAAGAGACGCTGCCTCCTTGTCAGACACATACCACGTCTCTCTCACAGATATATTTCAGTACTTCTTTGGAGGAAAACAGTCTGTTCCCAGCCAGTCAGCTACAGATAACATAACCGCCTTCTACACTGATGGAGATTCTGTCCCTGAAACATATGATCACTTTTTTTCAGAGTTTGATACAGAAACATTCTTCTACCCTCTCATCACAGATGAAGATAAGGCCACAGACAAACCAGTTCCCATCTTTTCCTACTCTCGCTCAGCTAATAGAAATCTGCAGTACCCAGAGGCTTATGATTATTTCTTTGCATCATCATCGTCTGATGATTCCTCTGTGGAATCTGATGATGAAGAGAACAGCAAACCTGTTAGGGTGGTATCCAGATTCAGCCATAATGCAAGCTCAGCACCAATTTCAACGGACATATATGAGAATTTTTTCACAGATAACGACGTCAGACAGAATTTCTTCTGGAAAACGACACTCTCCTTCAGGAGCCTTAATTTTACAGCATCTACAGGCCAGATGTCGACATCAAATTCTCTGTCTCCTGTACCTGTGAAGCCAAGTAGCAGATCCCTTCCAAGGACTGTTTCTCCACTTAATGCACTGGGAAATCAAGATGTGGCAATTCCAGATCCACTGCTGTATCACTTGGAGGAAAGGATCTCCAGACAGCTGACGCATCGGCCTTTCAGATACGAAGATTTGCAAACGACCGTTTCAAATCCAA GGTTGGATGCCTCACTGCTGCCCCTTAAACAGTCAGATATGTGTCTGGTTTGTATTGCATTTGCTTCATGGGTGCTGAAGACTGCAAATCCACAGGTTGGAGATGCCTGGAAGGCTG TTCTGCTGGCGAATGTAAGCGCTCTGTCAGCCATCCGATACCTGCGAAAGTACGTCAAAGTGAAGGCAGCAGCCGGTGAGACGAAACCGCATCAAGCTACACTGACTGATTCTTGA